In a genomic window of Bemisia tabaci chromosome 1, PGI_BMITA_v3:
- the gwl gene encoding serine/threonine-protein kinase greatwall — MDPAMNCAVDKLSNGHFESMPPPQSTESSIFQKIVSQTTSSAKPPQISDFEVIKPISRGAFGKVFLGHKKTNRNKVYAIKVMKKSEMIHKNMISQVVSERNALALSSSPFCVQLFYSLQTASHVFLVMEYMIGGDIKSLLSVFGFFEEKMATFYTAEVALALQYLHGHGIVHRDLKPDNMLISAEGHVKLTDFGLCRINLDHKDLEMSDLVNGTPNKFSNRTPGQLLSLTSHLSFGSHEKMLQDRFSSPSPFSTPKSLMNDSQLSGVDLFLSTENLSSTQASTNLSSTVLSFVTCTSCSQNGHQNGNCTCKQQANQSVFTPSPLSTTRGSFKRPSVLRKRKRLCGSDDTSSPFLHSGLTQDLSLVDITNTTPNHKPSVASEQSFQSPLKSVLKQRFVSDEYVGATGGVMFSTPVLHSTLKFNSDSIPVVKSTRFALPNDVSMSSVTSMDHQSMDESAMSPIRTPNVIKRNIPFRTPKSLRKGKQASDSRILGTPDYLAPELLLKKDHGSGVDWWALGVCLYEFMTGIPPFNGESPTIVFDNILNKRMEWPDGDDALSCEAMQAIDQLLTQDPNLRPAGAEVRSMPLFNHIDWDNLLNTVPPFVPNPDDLHDTSYFQARNELQNLIVSDIDL; from the exons ATGGACCCCGCTATGAATTGTGCAGTTGACAAACTCAGTAATGGACACTTCGAAAGCATGCCCCCTCCGCAGTCCACTGAGAgctctatttttcaaaagattgtCTCTCAAACTACAAGCAGTGCAAAG CCTCCTCAAATCAGTGACTTTGAAGTGATCAAACCCATTAGTCGAGGAGCTTTTGG aaaagtgtTTCTCGGCCACAAGAAAACCAACCGTAACAAAGTCTATGCAATCAAAGTCATGAAGAAATCTGAAATGATCCACAAAAATATGATAAGTCAAG TTGTTTCAGAAAGAAATGCTCTTGCATTATCCAGCAGTCCTTTTTGCGTGCAGTTATTTTACTCATTGCAAACAGCCTCACATGTTTTCCTG gtGATGGAGTACATGATAGGAGGTGATATCAAATCTTTACTCAGTGTTTTTGGattctttgaagaaaaaatggcaacgttctACACGGCAGAAGTAGCTTTAGCTTTGCAGTACTTACATGG TCACGGCATCGTTCATAGGGATCTGAAACCCGACAACATGTTGATATCTGCTGAAGGCCATGTGAAATTAACAGACTTCGGACTTTGTCGAATAAACTTGGATCACAAGG ACCTAGAGATGTCAGATTTGGTTAATGGTACACCaaataaattttcgaacagGACCCCAGGTCAACTTCTCTCATTGACATCTCATCTTTCATTC GGCTCTCATGAAAAGATGCTGCAGGACCGGTTCAGTTCCCCATCTCCATTCAGCACTCCAAAATCCCTGATGAATGACAGTCAGTTATCCGGTGTTGACTTATTTCTATCTACAGAGAATTTGTCCTCTACTCAAGCATCAACCAATCTAAGCTCAACAGTATTATCTTTTGTCACTTGCACTTCGTGTTCTCAAAATGGTCATCAAAACGGGAACTGTACATGCAAACAACAAGCTAATCAAAGCGTATTCACTCCGTCCCCATTATCCACTACCAG AGGATCCTTCAAACGTCCAAGTGTTCTTCGAAAAAGGAAGCGACTTTGTGGCAGTGATGACACTTCATCCCCTTTTCTGCATTCTGGTTTGACGCAAGATTTGAGCCTTGTGGACATCACAAACACCACTCCCAACCATAAACCTTCTGTCGCTTCGGAGCAATCTTTTCAATCTCCACTAAAGAGTGTCCTCAAACAGAG gtttGTTTCAGACGAATATGTAGGAGCGACCGGAGGTGTCATGTTTTCAACCCCTGTTCTCCACTCCACTCTTAAATTTAACTCGGACTCCATTCCAGTGGTCAAATCAACAAGATTTGCATTACCAAATGATGTTTCAATGTCATCTGTAACCTCTATGGATCATCAGTCAATG GACGAATCTGCAATGAGCCCTATAAGGACTCCAAACGTGATTAAAAGGAACATTCCATTCAGGACCCCCAAGTCCTTGAGGAAAGGAAAACAAGCAAGTGATAGTCGTATCCTCGGAACTCCTGACTATCTAGCACCTGAACTGCTGTTGAAGAAAGATCATG GCTCTGGAGTAGACTGGTGGGCTTTAGGTGTCTGTCTCTATGAGTTCATGACTGGTATTCCACCTTTCAATGGAGAGAGCCCAACAATTGTCTTCGACAATATACTAAACAAAA GAATGGAATGGCCTGACGGAGATGATGCTCTCTCCTGTGAGGCAATGCAAGCTATAGATCAACTGCTAACGCAGGATCCTAATTTGCGACCTGCTGGGGCTGAAGTACGATCAATGCCTCTATTCAACCACATAGACTGGGATAACTTGCTGAATACTGTACCACCGTTCGTGCCTAATCCAGATGATCTACATGATACATCATATTTTCAAG ctcGAAATGAACTTCAGAACCTGATAGTCTCAGACATAGACCTTTGA